In the genome of Actinomycetota bacterium, one region contains:
- the glnD gene encoding [protein-PII] uridylyltransferase has translation MRFKASGQVMVDKPATLRESYERGLRELHDTYYAEPSGRDVAARRSDMIDELIQRIAAGVLGDVLGGTLASLKGVAVLALGGYGRRALCPASDIDLMILHRLKNRVHITQISEELFYPLWDLGLEVGHGTRTLKESLRMAASDFEVRTSLLEARLITGDNALLEELQLGLTRQIRAKGGGRFLENILAENERRHLQYGQAAYLLEPDIKDGEGGLRDIQAIIWSAKGLFGIASLNGLAKEGYLSAFDARALEQAYEFMLMVRTYLHHTAERKTDRLFFEYQAEIAKGLGFKKSAGSSGVENFMRRFYTHASAVERISRGFWDQLKDALLNPVYATLASDSINIAGGIVLRGGRLSLASTDAVRDSPGSEIKLFRLALEHDYPLDFKKLDLVREGLENLPRPDTWTREMRDDFIEILKAGSRALPALGCMDHLGLLSRYIPEWEHVVCLPQHDAYHLYTVDMHSFLTVAELQKMGAGNYDSTNPLLRELYGEIERIDLLLIAALLHDIGKGGGHEHSKRGSKMVKDVSARMGFTAREGRVISMLVEHHLLLPGTAMRRDLNDENVIIEPASTIADRQTAKMLYLISIADALATGPKAWDAWKDILMRELFSKVIHVIESGEYTTKKSIERRKKTASSVKSSLAGRYENTEIEAFLARMPPSYLQSQTSDDIIRHFKLMRDGREGREAIGISARRKDRVCELTLVAPDQPGLFCKVSGVLALNGVNILGAQVYTRSDGVALDIFRIASYFDKNVDEDAWDKIKTDITRALAGKISLEYRVAEKAKRYKGNGMTKHALKKSPEVRIDNTSSDFYTIIEVHAEDRIGLLYTITRVMYDLRLDIHLAKVSTSVDKVVDVFYVWDVNGQKLDDAEQIDDVKKAILMALG, from the coding sequence ATGCGATTTAAGGCAAGCGGGCAGGTCATGGTGGATAAGCCGGCAACGCTGCGCGAGAGCTATGAGCGCGGCCTTCGCGAGCTGCACGACACATATTACGCGGAGCCTTCGGGGCGCGATGTCGCCGCGAGACGCTCCGATATGATAGACGAGCTTATCCAGCGCATCGCGGCGGGCGTCCTCGGCGATGTGCTCGGCGGTACTCTGGCGAGCCTTAAAGGGGTCGCAGTATTGGCCCTGGGCGGGTACGGGCGCCGAGCGCTCTGCCCCGCGTCCGATATCGACCTTATGATACTCCACCGCTTGAAGAATCGCGTCCACATCACGCAAATATCCGAGGAGCTATTCTATCCCCTCTGGGACCTCGGGCTCGAGGTCGGGCACGGCACCCGAACGCTAAAAGAAAGCCTGCGGATGGCGGCATCCGACTTCGAGGTACGGACCTCGCTCCTTGAGGCGAGGCTAATCACCGGCGACAACGCGCTCCTGGAGGAGCTGCAACTCGGGCTTACCCGGCAGATTCGCGCGAAAGGCGGCGGGCGGTTTCTCGAGAACATCCTCGCCGAAAACGAACGGCGACATCTCCAATACGGCCAGGCGGCGTATCTGTTGGAACCCGATATAAAAGACGGTGAGGGCGGTTTGCGCGATATTCAAGCTATCATCTGGTCGGCGAAGGGCCTCTTCGGTATCGCATCCCTTAACGGCCTGGCCAAAGAGGGTTATCTCTCCGCGTTCGACGCCCGTGCGCTTGAGCAGGCTTACGAGTTTATGCTGATGGTGCGGACCTACCTTCACCATACGGCGGAACGCAAGACCGACCGCCTCTTCTTCGAGTACCAGGCTGAGATAGCCAAGGGATTGGGATTTAAGAAGAGCGCCGGAAGCAGCGGAGTCGAAAATTTCATGCGCCGGTTCTACACGCACGCGAGCGCGGTCGAGCGCATATCGCGCGGCTTCTGGGACCAGCTCAAAGACGCTCTTTTAAACCCGGTATACGCTACATTAGCAAGCGATAGCATAAATATAGCGGGCGGCATCGTCCTTAGGGGCGGCAGGCTTTCGCTTGCATCGACCGACGCCGTGCGCGACTCTCCCGGCTCGGAGATAAAGCTCTTTCGCCTCGCGCTGGAGCACGATTATCCCCTCGATTTTAAAAAGCTCGACCTAGTGCGCGAGGGGCTCGAGAACCTGCCCCGACCCGACACCTGGACGCGCGAGATGCGCGACGACTTCATCGAAATCCTAAAAGCGGGCTCGCGCGCGTTGCCCGCGCTGGGGTGTATGGACCACCTCGGTCTTCTATCCCGCTATATACCGGAGTGGGAGCATGTGGTCTGCCTGCCCCAGCACGACGCCTACCACCTCTACACGGTCGACATGCACTCGTTCCTGACAGTAGCCGAGCTGCAAAAGATGGGCGCGGGCAACTACGATTCGACCAACCCGCTCCTTCGTGAGCTCTATGGCGAAATCGAACGGATAGACCTCCTACTCATCGCCGCGCTCCTTCACGACATCGGCAAGGGCGGCGGCCACGAGCACAGCAAGCGCGGCTCCAAGATGGTAAAGGATGTCAGCGCGCGCATGGGCTTTACCGCTCGGGAAGGCCGCGTTATCAGCATGCTCGTCGAGCACCACCTGCTCTTGCCCGGCACCGCGATGCGCCGCGACCTAAACGACGAGAACGTCATCATCGAGCCGGCATCGACAATCGCCGACAGGCAGACGGCCAAGATGCTCTACCTTATCTCCATCGCCGATGCCCTGGCGACCGGCCCGAAAGCCTGGGACGCCTGGAAGGATATCCTCATGCGCGAGCTTTTCTCGAAGGTTATCCATGTCATCGAGAGCGGCGAGTATACGACTAAGAAGAGCATCGAGAGACGCAAGAAGACCGCGTCATCGGTAAAATCGAGCTTGGCCGGGCGCTACGAAAATACCGAGATAGAGGCGTTTCTCGCGCGGATGCCCCCTTCTTACCTCCAATCGCAGACGAGCGACGACATCATCAGGCATTTCAAGTTGATGCGGGACGGGCGCGAGGGGCGCGAGGCCATCGGGATAAGCGCGCGGCGCAAAGACCGCGTCTGCGAACTGACGCTCGTCGCGCCGGACCAGCCGGGTCTCTTCTGCAAGGTCTCCGGCGTGTTGGCCCTAAACGGCGTTAACATCCTGGGCGCCCAGGTCTACACGAGAAGCGACGGAGTCGCGCTCGACATCTTCCGTATCGCAAGCTACTTCGACAAGAACGTCGATGAAGATGCGTGGGATAAGATAAAAACCGACATTACGCGCGCGCTCGCGGGCAAGATATCGCTCGAGTACCGCGTCGCTGAAAAGGCCAAACGCTATAAGGGCAACGGGATGACGAAGCACGCGCTGAAAAAATCGCCCGAGGTGAGAATCGACAATACCTCGTCCGATTTCTACACTATCATCGAAGTCCACGCCGAGGACCGCATCGGCCTCCTCTATACCATCACCAGGGTCATGTACGACCTGCGCCTCGACATCCACCTGGCAAAAGTATCGACCAGCGTCGACAAAGTCGTCGACGTCTTTTATGTGTGGGATGTAAACGGGCAGAAACTCGACGATGCGGAGCAGATCGACGATGTTAAGAAAGCCATTTTGATGGCGTTGGGGTAA
- a CDS encoding DUF2442 domain-containing protein, whose amino-acid sequence MTPDVIEFEILTDYRIKVILSSGKTGVFNVAPYLDKGIFTELKDYSYFKRARIEFGTLVWPNEQDFSPETIEIKMEEIA is encoded by the coding sequence ATGACCCCGGACGTCATTGAGTTTGAGATTCTGACCGACTATAGAATTAAGGTGATTTTATCGAGCGGAAAAACCGGAGTATTTAATGTTGCTCCATACCTTGACAAAGGAATCTTCACGGAATTGAAGGATTATAGCTATTTCAAAAGAGCGAGAATTGAATTCGGAACTCTCGTATGGCCGAATGAACAGGATTTCAGTCCTGAGACAATAGAGATAAAAATGGAGGAGATAGCATAA